One segment of Daphnia magna isolate NIES linkage group LG2, ASM2063170v1.1, whole genome shotgun sequence DNA contains the following:
- the LOC116915390 gene encoding mediator of RNA polymerase II transcription subunit 26 isoform X2: MALALEAVSLLEKTPVTKEALETTRLGRLVNEMRKKTKNDSLARRAKDLVRRWRDMVSKPSENGTGGTGQGPGMQGASLVNHLRVVGVKNSVSSPALCEMGRTASPALPRPVHNLVISPTSPAFRGVTLSPALQRKPIHPAGSLQLQQQRVISPSNSVASNTSTSPGLSFSLSQTHSNSSRPSTPSSLVVKSKAISPGPGRPMIETSEFPSKTNHHRGIKRTRDNDEETMTGFELSGKRSRGSNGVDWPWVDECSRDSNLSWSGDSLRMTNHSALGGGEDRSVSSSSKASRPPRARSKIDTSIKPEPPSDVLREKFASIARVSKVKTTQELLEDLARRSGSPNLVVKTEVQPVHQQQAGAIPASTEARQWPDAKQELLDKFFRSHSTDRRNDGSTITSSIVSKTKATSAMGDPVAEIYARLPPIDPSVVASMWKEEIAEPETEERDSTTPKRPVTDEDVDLLHNGQVDSVNGTHDKNGEFHSWHETLTVASYHGDPLHLLPYVVIE; encoded by the exons ATGGCATTGGCGTTGGAGGCAGTGTCTTTACTCGAGAAGACTCCTGTTACCAAAGAAGCTCTCGAG ACTACACGACTGGGGAGATTGGTGAATGAGATGAGGAAGAAAACCAAGAATGACAGTTTGGCCCGTAGAGCTAAAGACCTGGTCAGACGATGGAGGGATATGGTTTCAAAGCCATCAGAAAATGGCACTGGAGGAACAGGCCAGGGACCTGGCATGCAAG GGGCCTCGTTAGTCAACCATTTGCGCGTGGTGGGCGTGAAAAACTCTGTTTCGAGTCCGGCTCTGTGCGAGATGGGACGAACAGCTAGTCCAGCTTTGCCAAGACCGGTTCACAACCTTGTAATCTCACCCACCAGCCCGGCGTTTCGCGGTGTTACCCTCAGCCCAGCTTTGCAGCGGAAACCCATTCATCCAGCGGGCAGTTTGCAGCTACAGCAACAACGTGTCATCAGCCCCAGTAACTCTGTGGCTTCCAACACCAGCACCAGTCCTGGTTTGAGCTTCTCGCTTTCTCAAACTCATTCGAACTCTTCTAGACCATCTACACCCTCCTCCCTCGTGGTCAAATCAAAAGCGATTAGTCCCGGTCCGGGTCGACCGATGATTGAAACGTCTGAGTTTCCTTCAAAAACTAATCATCACCGGGGAATCAAGCGAACAAGAGACAACGACGAAGAGACGATGACGGGCTTCGAG CTGTCAGGAAAGCGATCAAGAGGCAGTAATGGAGTAGATTGGCCTTGGGTCGATGAGTGCAGTCGGGACAGTAACCTAAGCTGGTCTGGCGACTCGCTGCGGATGACAAACCACAGCGCCTTAGGTGGTGGAGAGGATCGCTCTGTTTCTTCCTCGTCCAAAGCGTCCAGGCCTCCTCGTGCAAGAAGCAAGATAGATACAAGTATCAAACCCGAACCACCTAGTGATGTACTCAGAGAAAAATTCGCCTCAATCGCTAGGGTGTCGAAG GTTAAAACGACGCAGGAGCTGCTAGAAGATTTGGCACGTCGGAGTGGCTCACCGAATTTAGTAGTTAAAACCGAAGTTCAGCCTGTCCATCAGCAACAAGCTGGAGCCATTCCGGCATCTACGGAAGCTCGGCAGTGGCCCGATGCAAAGCAGGAACTCTTAGATAAATTTTTTCGGTCACATTCGACTGATCGCCGCAACGATGGTAGCACCATCACGAGTAGCATCGTTAGCAAGACCAAAGCTACCTCCGCCATGGGCGATCCAGTGGCGGAGATTTATGCGCGCCTACCTCCAATCGATCCTTCAGTGGTCGCTTCCATgtggaaagaagaaattgcTGAACCAGAAacggaggaaagggactccACCACACCCAAGCGTCCA GTGACTGATGAGGACGTGGATCTTCTGCACAACGGGCAAGTGGATAGCGTGAATGGCACGCATGACAAAAACGGCGAATTCCACAGTTGGCATGAAACTCTGACGGTCGCCTCCTATCATGGAGACCCTCTCCACTTGTTGCCTTACGTCGTGATCGAATGA
- the LOC116915390 gene encoding mediator of RNA polymerase II transcription subunit 26 isoform X1: protein MQQQPSPPHSPSQIKEKLLQALDRDYHVVDMALALEAVSLLEKTPVTKEALETTRLGRLVNEMRKKTKNDSLARRAKDLVRRWRDMVSKPSENGTGGTGQGPGMQGASLVNHLRVVGVKNSVSSPALCEMGRTASPALPRPVHNLVISPTSPAFRGVTLSPALQRKPIHPAGSLQLQQQRVISPSNSVASNTSTSPGLSFSLSQTHSNSSRPSTPSSLVVKSKAISPGPGRPMIETSEFPSKTNHHRGIKRTRDNDEETMTGFELSGKRSRGSNGVDWPWVDECSRDSNLSWSGDSLRMTNHSALGGGEDRSVSSSSKASRPPRARSKIDTSIKPEPPSDVLREKFASIARVSKVKTTQELLEDLARRSGSPNLVVKTEVQPVHQQQAGAIPASTEARQWPDAKQELLDKFFRSHSTDRRNDGSTITSSIVSKTKATSAMGDPVAEIYARLPPIDPSVVASMWKEEIAEPETEERDSTTPKRPVTDEDVDLLHNGQVDSVNGTHDKNGEFHSWHETLTVASYHGDPLHLLPYVVIE from the exons ATGCAGCAGCAGCCCTCGCCGCCGCACTCGCCTAGCCAAATCAAGGAGAAATTATTGCAAGCTCTCGACCGCGATTATCAT GTTGTGGATATGGCATTGGCGTTGGAGGCAGTGTCTTTACTCGAGAAGACTCCTGTTACCAAAGAAGCTCTCGAG ACTACACGACTGGGGAGATTGGTGAATGAGATGAGGAAGAAAACCAAGAATGACAGTTTGGCCCGTAGAGCTAAAGACCTGGTCAGACGATGGAGGGATATGGTTTCAAAGCCATCAGAAAATGGCACTGGAGGAACAGGCCAGGGACCTGGCATGCAAG GGGCCTCGTTAGTCAACCATTTGCGCGTGGTGGGCGTGAAAAACTCTGTTTCGAGTCCGGCTCTGTGCGAGATGGGACGAACAGCTAGTCCAGCTTTGCCAAGACCGGTTCACAACCTTGTAATCTCACCCACCAGCCCGGCGTTTCGCGGTGTTACCCTCAGCCCAGCTTTGCAGCGGAAACCCATTCATCCAGCGGGCAGTTTGCAGCTACAGCAACAACGTGTCATCAGCCCCAGTAACTCTGTGGCTTCCAACACCAGCACCAGTCCTGGTTTGAGCTTCTCGCTTTCTCAAACTCATTCGAACTCTTCTAGACCATCTACACCCTCCTCCCTCGTGGTCAAATCAAAAGCGATTAGTCCCGGTCCGGGTCGACCGATGATTGAAACGTCTGAGTTTCCTTCAAAAACTAATCATCACCGGGGAATCAAGCGAACAAGAGACAACGACGAAGAGACGATGACGGGCTTCGAG CTGTCAGGAAAGCGATCAAGAGGCAGTAATGGAGTAGATTGGCCTTGGGTCGATGAGTGCAGTCGGGACAGTAACCTAAGCTGGTCTGGCGACTCGCTGCGGATGACAAACCACAGCGCCTTAGGTGGTGGAGAGGATCGCTCTGTTTCTTCCTCGTCCAAAGCGTCCAGGCCTCCTCGTGCAAGAAGCAAGATAGATACAAGTATCAAACCCGAACCACCTAGTGATGTACTCAGAGAAAAATTCGCCTCAATCGCTAGGGTGTCGAAG GTTAAAACGACGCAGGAGCTGCTAGAAGATTTGGCACGTCGGAGTGGCTCACCGAATTTAGTAGTTAAAACCGAAGTTCAGCCTGTCCATCAGCAACAAGCTGGAGCCATTCCGGCATCTACGGAAGCTCGGCAGTGGCCCGATGCAAAGCAGGAACTCTTAGATAAATTTTTTCGGTCACATTCGACTGATCGCCGCAACGATGGTAGCACCATCACGAGTAGCATCGTTAGCAAGACCAAAGCTACCTCCGCCATGGGCGATCCAGTGGCGGAGATTTATGCGCGCCTACCTCCAATCGATCCTTCAGTGGTCGCTTCCATgtggaaagaagaaattgcTGAACCAGAAacggaggaaagggactccACCACACCCAAGCGTCCA GTGACTGATGAGGACGTGGATCTTCTGCACAACGGGCAAGTGGATAGCGTGAATGGCACGCATGACAAAAACGGCGAATTCCACAGTTGGCATGAAACTCTGACGGTCGCCTCCTATCATGGAGACCCTCTCCACTTGTTGCCTTACGTCGTGATCGAATGA
- the LOC116915439 gene encoding RWD domain-containing protein 3 isoform X2, which yields METTRLICGMHNDDIVDEIQALSAILCEDQEFQVQSIDEKEVMLMIHPHQIKNHLITLTVILDIKSYPVSSPQLSVQSSRLSRAELHILDTLIKEEAYKLQGQVTILSLVEWLVRYCNRYEEKTIPTAESLAGDAEHEYTTIVHLHHIRSKIIYVKTLSQWFRELDLHGVLISYRRWIFLMVSGEKNNLQLYLKRHRTQNVDIDSVGRPCKERMLTVLGQVEGRLDAVGVLDEVELNDSGKDWSTYWKSRSILVSIYQKFIQPQIGQKK from the exons ATGGAAACTACTAGATTGATATGTGGAATGCATAATGATGATATTGTTGATGAAATTCAAGCTCTCAGTGCCATCTTATGCGAAGATCAGGAGTTCCAGGTGCAATCTATCGATGAGAAAGAAGTAATGTTAATGATCCACCCACACCAGATCAAGAATCATTTAATAACTCTCACTGTTATTTTGGACATCAAAAGTTACCCCGTTTCTAGTCCACAGTTATCGGTCCAG AGTTCCAGGTTGAGTCGAGCAGAATTGCATATCCTTGACACACTAATCAAGGAAGAGGCCTACAAGTTACAAGGACAGGTGACTATTTTGTCTTTAGTTGAATGGCTGGTCAGATACTGTAACCGTTACGAAGAGAAAACGATACCAACAGCGGAGTCTTTGGCAGGAGACGCCGAACACGAATATACCACTATAGTTCATCTTCATCACATCCGTAGTAAAATAATTTATGTTAAAACGCTGAGTCAATGGTTTCGTGAGCTCGATCTCCACGGAGTCTTGATCTCTTATCGAAGGTGGATATTCCTCATGGTttcgggggaaaaaaataacctCCAG TTGTATCTAAAACGACACAGGACACAGAACGTCGACATAGACTCCGTTGGAAGGCCATGTAAAGAGCGAATGCTGACTGTTCTGGGTCAAGTGGAAGGACGTCTTGATGCAGTCGGCGTACTGGACGAGGTAGAACTCAATGATTCCGGTAAAGACTGGTCAACATATTGGAAGAGTAGGTCAATTTTAGTGAGTATCTATCAGAAATTTATTCAGCCACAAATTGGACAGAAGAAATGA
- the LOC116915439 gene encoding RWD domain-containing protein 3 isoform X1, with amino-acid sequence METTRLICGMHNDDIVDEIQALSAILCEDQEFQVQSIDEKEVMLMIHPHQIKNHLITLTVILDIKSYPVSSPQLSVQSSRLSRAELHILDTLIKEEAYKLQGQVTILSLVEWLVRYCNRYEEKTIPTAESLAGDAEHEYTTIVHLHHIRSKIIYVKTLSQWFRELDLHGVLISYRRWIFLMVSGEKNNLQVFSVAKTSLIDQLIRCPWSQLYLKRHRTQNVDIDSVGRPCKERMLTVLGQVEGRLDAVGVLDEVELNDSGKDWSTYWKSRSILVSIYQKFIQPQIGQKK; translated from the exons ATGGAAACTACTAGATTGATATGTGGAATGCATAATGATGATATTGTTGATGAAATTCAAGCTCTCAGTGCCATCTTATGCGAAGATCAGGAGTTCCAGGTGCAATCTATCGATGAGAAAGAAGTAATGTTAATGATCCACCCACACCAGATCAAGAATCATTTAATAACTCTCACTGTTATTTTGGACATCAAAAGTTACCCCGTTTCTAGTCCACAGTTATCGGTCCAG AGTTCCAGGTTGAGTCGAGCAGAATTGCATATCCTTGACACACTAATCAAGGAAGAGGCCTACAAGTTACAAGGACAGGTGACTATTTTGTCTTTAGTTGAATGGCTGGTCAGATACTGTAACCGTTACGAAGAGAAAACGATACCAACAGCGGAGTCTTTGGCAGGAGACGCCGAACACGAATATACCACTATAGTTCATCTTCATCACATCCGTAGTAAAATAATTTATGTTAAAACGCTGAGTCAATGGTTTCGTGAGCTCGATCTCCACGGAGTCTTGATCTCTTATCGAAGGTGGATATTCCTCATGGTttcgggggaaaaaaataacctCCAGGTATTCTCCGTTGCAAAGACAAGTTTGATCGATCAGCTAATACGTTGTCCCTGGAGTCAGTTGTATCTAAAACGACACAGGACACAGAACGTCGACATAGACTCCGTTGGAAGGCCATGTAAAGAGCGAATGCTGACTGTTCTGGGTCAAGTGGAAGGACGTCTTGATGCAGTCGGCGTACTGGACGAGGTAGAACTCAATGATTCCGGTAAAGACTGGTCAACATATTGGAAGAGTAGGTCAATTTTAGTGAGTATCTATCAGAAATTTATTCAGCCACAAATTGGACAGAAGAAATGA
- the LOC116915439 gene encoding RWD domain-containing protein 3 isoform X3 — protein sequence MMILLMKFKLSVPSYAKIRSSRCNLSMRKNYPVSSPQLSVQSSRLSRAELHILDTLIKEEAYKLQGQVTILSLVEWLVRYCNRYEEKTIPTAESLAGDAEHEYTTIVHLHHIRSKIIYVKTLSQWFRELDLHGVLISYRRWIFLMVSGEKNNLQVFSVAKTSLIDQLIRCPWSQLYLKRHRTQNVDIDSVGRPCKERMLTVLGQVEGRLDAVGVLDEVELNDSGKDWSTYWKSRSILVSIYQKFIQPQIGQKK from the exons ATGATGATATTGTTGATGAAATTCAAGCTCTCAGTGCCATCTTATGCGAAGATCAGGAGTTCCAGGTGCAATCTATCGATGAGAAAGAA TTACCCCGTTTCTAGTCCACAGTTATCGGTCCAG AGTTCCAGGTTGAGTCGAGCAGAATTGCATATCCTTGACACACTAATCAAGGAAGAGGCCTACAAGTTACAAGGACAGGTGACTATTTTGTCTTTAGTTGAATGGCTGGTCAGATACTGTAACCGTTACGAAGAGAAAACGATACCAACAGCGGAGTCTTTGGCAGGAGACGCCGAACACGAATATACCACTATAGTTCATCTTCATCACATCCGTAGTAAAATAATTTATGTTAAAACGCTGAGTCAATGGTTTCGTGAGCTCGATCTCCACGGAGTCTTGATCTCTTATCGAAGGTGGATATTCCTCATGGTttcgggggaaaaaaataacctCCAGGTATTCTCCGTTGCAAAGACAAGTTTGATCGATCAGCTAATACGTTGTCCCTGGAGTCAGTTGTATCTAAAACGACACAGGACACAGAACGTCGACATAGACTCCGTTGGAAGGCCATGTAAAGAGCGAATGCTGACTGTTCTGGGTCAAGTGGAAGGACGTCTTGATGCAGTCGGCGTACTGGACGAGGTAGAACTCAATGATTCCGGTAAAGACTGGTCAACATATTGGAAGAGTAGGTCAATTTTAGTGAGTATCTATCAGAAATTTATTCAGCCACAAATTGGACAGAAGAAATGA